TAAATTCCAGAACGATTAGAGTAACGTTTGGCACTGCAATTCGGGAATCCACAGTTGTAAATTCCAATGGAAAGCTGTCAAGTAATATTGTTATTACTCCTCTTGAAGGAACCAATGGAGTAAAAGCCAAAGATCCCGGAACATTTGCTGCCAGCTTATCAAATAACTCAAAGGTTCTGACCATAACCTCCAGTAATACCTTTAACGGTAAATATGGTATCACGTTCACGAATAGAATCTTAACATCGGAAGGAAAGAGTATCTATCAGGATTATGTCGTTCTTAGCTATTCGGACGGATCCTCAGGTAATAATACGGACAATTCGACGGGTAATACCGGTACGAATGATGATACGATATATGATACAGATGCACCGGAGGTTTCCTCCATTGAGCTGGATGGGGATGGAATGACTACGATCATTACCTTTAAGGAGAAAATGGACTTTACTTATTTCAGAGTTAATGATGCAAGAGTAGCTTCCAGCACTACTGCTGTTCAGACAAGTACAATCAGCTTCCTGAACAATGAAACGAATTATAATTTCAGCTCCGATGGTAAATCAATTAGAATTAACTTATCACCGATTGACTCTAAGGATTACAACAAGTCCTTTGTTGTAACAATCTCCGGGTTAAGGGATAAGGCAGGTAATGATTTAATCAATGGTAGCTTTGATGCAATAATACGCACGGATACTAATCCAAAGCCTCAGGCAAGGCCGATTTCAGTGACTCGTACATCCTATGATACGATTACCGCAGCCTTTACACGCTCCATTCGTGATCCTGGTTATGCATATATCAATAACAGCGGGTATATTTACGGTGAAGTTGATTTGGATAATAGCAGACTGGTACATTATAAGTTGTCAAGTTATGACGTTACATTAACCGGTACCCAGAAAGTATCCATCGGTCATTGGGATAGCTATAATGTAATATCGAATGATACCTATGCAAATCAAATGTATGATTTTAATGTATACTTCACAACGGAAACAGTAAGACCTGTATTGATTTCCTATGAATTCAACTCAGATCTTAGCATTCTTACTCTTAAGTATAGTGAAGACGTGCATTTGAATTCTAGTAGTGGTTACCTGGATGCAAAAATGGCATCTTATCAATACAATGACAGCAATATAGGTATGATAGAGTATTCTGAGATTAGTACGGTAGACAATGTAATCGAAATTATGTTAAAGAATCTCACGATATATGGGGATTATACCTTTACGATACCGGAAGGCTTTATCGTTGATAATTACCGGAATTATTGTAGAAGCAGTGTAGTAACCGTACATAATCGAAGTGGAATGCAAGCCGTTAGTAAACTTGCTGAGCCATATTCCATAGAGCAATCCGAGGCAAATCATTCCATCATCAACATTAAGTTTGCTGATAAACTGGATAATACTACAGCTTTGAATGTTAATAATTATTCGATTTCCGGTGCAACAGTGAAAGAAGTGAAGCTGATCAATAATTCAACCTATGGTTCTACCGTTCAGCTTGTTCTGGAAAAGGGAAGTATTACTACTACAGGCAAGCAGAGTATTACCATATCCGGTATTAAGGGATATAACAACAGCTTCTCTGAGATGGAGGAATATACTACTAATATTAATTTAGTAGAGAATACAGATCCAGAGCTTAAGAGCATTAAGTTCAACGATAAGACACGGAATACAGTAGAGTTAACCTTTACAGAAGCTGTGAAAGGAAGTATGTCAGTTACTGTACAGGAACGTTCTACAGGATATATCATTGGTAGTACGGTGTCTGTGTCGGGGGATAAGGTTATTATTACCTTGGATACAATTCCTGAAGATGGTACTTACCTGAAGATATTCGTTCATAATAATAGCATCACTGACCTCAATGACAATGAGTCAATCGTTAATCCGGTATTGAATGCGTTGGTGAATTACTAGATATAATATAATAATATCAAAAATATTAATACGGCCTGCCGATTTTGGCAGGCCGTTGACGGAGAAATATGAATACGACGATTAAAACAATTGAAGATTTATCACTGAATGCATGGCCATCCCATCAAATGGAGCTTTATGATGGATGGATCTTAAGATTTTCTCATTTTTATACTCACAGAACGAATAGTGTGGAACAGTTTGGTACCTCGACCTTATCTTGGCGTGAAAAGATCCCGTACTGTGAAGCCGCATATAAGCGATGGGGGACACCGGTCATCTTTAAAATCAGTCCTTTGGTATCAAAGGATTTTGACTATATACTGGAAAATCGCAATTATGAAATACAGCATACAACCAATGTCATGGTATTGGACCTGGCTGATGCAGTTATGGATGCTTCGATGGAGGAAGTAACAATCAGTTATCACATTGACCGGACCTGGGTTGACAGTTTACTGGATTTAAAAGGTACAACAAATGCGATACATAGAACCATTGTACCTACTATGTATAACGCTATAGCCAAGGATACCATCTGTGTATCTATTATAAGAGAGGGCACTATCATAGGAACAGGTCTTGGAATTCTTGATCGGGATTATGTTGGAGTATATGCCATTCACGTAAGAGAAGATTACCGTAAGAAAGGTCTGGCACGTTCCCTGTGTACCTGTATTCTAAAAGAGGGTATGAAGAAGGGTGCTACAAAGGCTTATTTACAGGTGGTGGATGGGAATGATCCGGCTTTCCGATTGTACCAGTCGCTGGGCTTTCAGAATTTCTATACCTACTGGTTTCGTGTAAGAAATGAATAGAATGAGTCATCAGGCAGAATGCGATTAGAATAAAAAAGTGGCTGTTACATAATATATTCGTGGGGACTAGATTGATCATAATCCCTGTAGTTACATTATGTAGCAGCCATTTGATTTATATGTATGATAATCCCTTATAGAGATGCAGAGTTCGTCCCGTGAAACACTTCTTTATAAAAATCTTCGTATTGATATCCAAAATCAGCAGATTCCACTACGATAGTTTTACCTTCGCCAATTGTTTCTGCTAATTTCAATGAAACAGCTACATTAGCACAAGACGATATTCCTAAATATAATCCCTCTTTTTTGACCAGATCCCTTGCAGTATTAACTGCTTCACTATAACTGACATTAATGCATTGATCAACGATTTTCGTATCAAAAACAGAAGAAACCAAGCCGATGGAAGCACCTTGGATTTTGTGAGGAACGGAAACACCATTCAATATATCACATCCTTGTGGCTGCATTGCCACGACAATTGTTTTATCATTGGCCTCTTTTAGTCGTTTGCCTGCACCAGTTATAGTACCCCCACTGCCGACAGCAGAAATGAAGTAATCAATATGTTTAACCTGATCTAGAATCTCTTTCCCGGTAAAATTATAATGGGCCATGGGATTTGAGGGATTTGATAATTGATCTAGCCAGATATAGTTTTTATTTTCAGATACGATCTCTTTAACGAGCCTAATATGTGAGTCGCTTCCTGTTGTGCTGTCGGATAGTAAAACCCTGGCACCATAACCTCTTAGCAAATTAATATTTTGCTTACTATAATTATCGGGTATGACCAAAGTAATATCATAACCTCTATTGATTGCCATTAATGTTAATCCCAGTCCGGTATTTCCACCGGTGGGTTCGATTAATGATGCTCTAGTACCCGGTTTCAGTAATCCGTTTTTCTCGGCGTCTAATATCATCTGATAGGACACTCTGGCTTTTTTACTGCCTCCGGGATTACAGCCTTCTAGCTTTATGTAAATGTTCGCTTTTGATTGGGGAACCATTCTGGTGAGCTTAACCATTGGGGTATTCCCCATATAATTCATATAGTTTTCTTTCATAAATTCTGCAGTATATCTGCTACTCCTTTCATAATCTGACAATAATCCGGTATAGAAAAATGTTTGTTCACTTAGGATTAATAAGGGCTTTTTCCCATAAGGACATCGAATACATGATCTTTGAAAATACTGATGGATACGTAGAGCAATAGGACTCCCATTAGCTTATTAAATATTAATAAGATTTTTTTCTGCTTAATTAAATCACTGAAGAATTGTCCAACCAAGCAATACATTGAGGGCGCACCGATTACCAATAATCCAAATACTATGGACATGATCAAAATATTGATGCCATTAATATTATTAGCAGGAAAATTAATGGTTGCTATTGGTAAGGCAGCTAATATAGCCTTTGGATTAATGATTTGCATAAGAAATCCATCACGCAACGTTAATGTGTTTTTCTTCATTTGTTCTTCTATTGTGACATCTTCTTTAAAGATTTTGATTGCAAGATAGAAGATATATAGCCCTCCAAGAATACTGGTATAAAGCAGGTATTCTTTTTTTATGAGTTTTTCCCCTGAGTAGCCGCAGACGAAAAATAATATAAACATGGCGATTCCCACTCCGGTAAAAAAGCCGATTGATTTCCTAAATTTTTTATTTAGACCCAATGTTAGGCCCATGATATTCACCGGCCCCGGTGTGTACATGATTCCAATACCGTATAATAACATCTGTAGCATATGATCTCCTCTTTTCTTTATTTAATTAGTTATTCTGTACATATTGAACATTCGTGTAATTAGTGTAAATGCTATTTAGAAAAGGATTGTTGATTAAATAGATACTCTCGTTTTCATCAATCATTATTTGTAGATTGATACTATTTCCGATTTCCATATCAGAGCTTCTTTGGTACTCGATTTTAAAAGCCAAGTATTTATTAGTACGTATTTGAATAGATATTTTGAGATTCTCAATGGGTATGTAATACTCATCCACAGCAATGATATGGGAATTCTCTAAGTTTTCTCCATATATAACAAATACAGAATCCTCTTTTGGAACTAGAGCGTAAACATTAATATTACTGAATATATTGTTATTCTTTATCAGTTGAATTTGATTTTTGATTATTACTTTTTGATTGCTGGGAATATCATTTAACACGACGGCACAGGGGGCAATCATCACATTATTACCAATGTTCACTGGGCCTAACACTCTGCTAAATGCGCCTATTTCAACGTTATTTCCGATACCGGGATGACGCTTTCCTTTTGGATTATTTGCGATTCCTCTGGCTCCTAGAATCACTCCTTGAAGTATATAACAGTTATTTCCTATCTCAGTCGTCTCGCCGATAACGGTTCCTGTACCATGATCAATTACAAAACCATTCCCGATTTTTGCACCTGGATTTATTTCAATTCCTGTTTGGTACTTCGCATACTCGGATATTTTTCTGGCCAATCTATGACGTGATTCATAGGTTAAGTCGTTACAATATCTAATTTCGTTTGCGATACGATAGTAAACAACTGCTTCGAAGGATTTATATGCTTGCAGAATAATATTCGCAGAACCGTTAGATGCAGGATCTCTTTCTACAAAGGATAAGAGGTCTGAATATAATTTATGAATAATTTGAGTTTCTAGATATTTTGCCCGAGGAGTTGATAAATTCAAATCTATATAATCTTTATAGGATATAAATTGATTTAACACTTT
The nucleotide sequence above comes from Variimorphobacter saccharofermentans. Encoded proteins:
- a CDS encoding Ig-like domain-containing protein, translated to MKIRYLKRICFLFMLGISLTLFWNQNSMTAKAATPTFKEKKIEIRGLDETHQLTIKNKVKNSKYKWSSSNKKVATVTNNGLVTSVNKGSAVIKCKITYPSGTTKTLSCDVTVIIPSEDIRINNAAEINGAHIMRVGETYDFNRTLTPSNSSDKTYWSIDTSASDTNPNAIRIDNSSKGIVTALRTGKVILVATAAKEATAKSAKNSEIKDAIIIEVIGQADEVTSAEIINSRTIRVTFGTAIRESTVVNSNGKLSSNIVITPLEGTNGVKAKDPGTFAASLSNNSKVLTITSSNTFNGKYGITFTNRILTSEGKSIYQDYVVLSYSDGSSGNNTDNSTGNTGTNDDTIYDTDAPEVSSIELDGDGMTTIITFKEKMDFTYFRVNDARVASSTTAVQTSTISFLNNETNYNFSSDGKSIRINLSPIDSKDYNKSFVVTISGLRDKAGNDLINGSFDAIIRTDTNPKPQARPISVTRTSYDTITAAFTRSIRDPGYAYINNSGYIYGEVDLDNSRLVHYKLSSYDVTLTGTQKVSIGHWDSYNVISNDTYANQMYDFNVYFTTETVRPVLISYEFNSDLSILTLKYSEDVHLNSSSGYLDAKMASYQYNDSNIGMIEYSEISTVDNVIEIMLKNLTIYGDYTFTIPEGFIVDNYRNYCRSSVVTVHNRSGMQAVSKLAEPYSIEQSEANHSIINIKFADKLDNTTALNVNNYSISGATVKEVKLINNSTYGSTVQLVLEKGSITTTGKQSITISGIKGYNNSFSEMEEYTTNINLVENTDPELKSIKFNDKTRNTVELTFTEAVKGSMSVTVQERSTGYIIGSTVSVSGDKVIITLDTIPEDGTYLKIFVHNNSITDLNDNESIVNPVLNALVNY
- a CDS encoding GNAT family N-acetyltransferase, whose amino-acid sequence is MNTTIKTIEDLSLNAWPSHQMELYDGWILRFSHFYTHRTNSVEQFGTSTLSWREKIPYCEAAYKRWGTPVIFKISPLVSKDFDYILENRNYEIQHTTNVMVLDLADAVMDASMEEVTISYHIDRTWVDSLLDLKGTTNAIHRTIVPTMYNAIAKDTICVSIIREGTIIGTGLGILDRDYVGVYAIHVREDYRKKGLARSLCTCILKEGMKKGATKAYLQVVDGNDPAFRLYQSLGFQNFYTYWFRVRNE
- a CDS encoding PLP-dependent cysteine synthase family protein encodes the protein MKENYMNYMGNTPMVKLTRMVPQSKANIYIKLEGCNPGGSKKARVSYQMILDAEKNGLLKPGTRASLIEPTGGNTGLGLTLMAINRGYDITLVIPDNYSKQNINLLRGYGARVLLSDSTTGSDSHIRLVKEIVSENKNYIWLDQLSNPSNPMAHYNFTGKEILDQVKHIDYFISAVGSGGTITGAGKRLKEANDKTIVVAMQPQGCDILNGVSVPHKIQGASIGLVSSVFDTKIVDQCINVSYSEAVNTARDLVKKEGLYLGISSCANVAVSLKLAETIGEGKTIVVESADFGYQYEDFYKEVFHGTNSASL
- a CDS encoding LysE family translocator, encoding MLQMLLYGIGIMYTPGPVNIMGLTLGLNKKFRKSIGFFTGVGIAMFILFFVCGYSGEKLIKKEYLLYTSILGGLYIFYLAIKIFKEDVTIEEQMKKNTLTLRDGFLMQIINPKAILAALPIATINFPANNINGINILIMSIVFGLLVIGAPSMYCLVGQFFSDLIKQKKILLIFNKLMGVLLLYVSISIFKDHVFDVLMGKSPY
- a CDS encoding serine O-acetyltransferase, whose amino-acid sequence is MQKKLHQDDIQYQIYLKISKVLNQFISYKDYIDLNLSTPRAKYLETQIIHKLYSDLLSFVERDPASNGSANIILQAYKSFEAVVYYRIANEIRYCNDLTYESRHRLARKISEYAKYQTGIEINPGAKIGNGFVIDHGTGTVIGETTEIGNNCYILQGVILGARGIANNPKGKRHPGIGNNVEIGAFSRVLGPVNIGNNVMIAPCAVVLNDIPSNQKVIIKNQIQLIKNNNIFSNINVYALVPKEDSVFVIYGENLENSHIIAVDEYYIPIENLKISIQIRTNKYLAFKIEYQRSSDMEIGNSINLQIMIDENESIYLINNPFLNSIYTNYTNVQYVQNN